The genomic stretch ttaggctctgctgtcggcctcccgactcattaaaaaaaagaatgagaaaaaagagagatcgTGAGGGCGAGCGGTAACATTAGAAAAGACATTGgtgctttgttattgtttcacggcgttaacgttctaaagcacaaataaataaccatcaaacactcaataGATGATTTATTGTggagatatatagatatatgcaGTGAATATTgctgcagtgagacaaaacgtTTATATTtttccaatgtgtttttttagatgaaacaggtggacacactgaactgcaggctgcagagtgtttaCTGCTGCGACCACCAGCTCTCCTCGTCACATGTCGTGTTGCCTAATCTTTGCAGGCATTTAGACCACGGTGGATATGcagacaacaatgggctgaaggaaccctttagttccttgaaaaatAGTCCCAGGGAGTAAACGTACTGGGAACTTTTGATGGAAACCTGGCTTAAGAGTCTAATTTCCTTGGATAAAATTGTTGTGACCAAAGAGgtaaacaaaaaagtaaaaatgataTCCAACATTGGAAATCACAGTTTGTATCTGAGCAAATGTGAAGAGTTTATACTTGGTCTTACCTTTGCTTTAGAGGCCCTCCTTTTGGCGGCAGGACTGTTGGGTCCACCCTTCTTAAAAGATTTCTCCTCAGACAAAACTCGGTGTTGCTCTTCCTCCGACAAACTCTACAGATCCATACGGCAGAGACAATACACGTGAGAAATTCATGCAGCAAAATGTATATATAGCACAAATGAGAACATTGATGGCtgtgacaaaaaagaaaaaacatgttggAAGTAGAAACCAAAAATTAAGACTTACAGTAAGAAATCTGTTCATCTCAATTTCAAACTCCTTCTtcctctgaaaaaaacaaatatgacatttttagacCAATttgaagttttgtttttaattatctGACGTGATGATTCTGGACTCACCTGTTCACAGCGTCTCTGGTAGGCGTCCTTCTCACCCTGTTTCAGCAGCTTCCACCGCTGGCTGCACATCACCATACGCTCTGTGCTGGGTACGTCCTTCATGCTCGACATCAACTCTGCACAGAACATTGAGTACCCATTTCTGAAAGCACATACACAGACATTATATTCAAATAGCTCACTCACTCGGCAGTGGCCTACAACCAGCATCGTGCAGCAGACGCGTCAACGGTGTATTAGCAGCTGTGACTCACGGAGGCGGTTTGTCAGGTCGGCCGTCAGATTTGTCTTTTAGGTGTCTCTCAGCCTTCGTCAGGGTGGACTTGACAATATCATCTTGGGTCATGTTTAACTCCGGGTGCTGCTGGATGTACTCTCGCATAACCCCCTGGAATATTACAAACACAGAGAAGATAGATGAGACTGTACGTCATTATTGCTCTTCATCATTCTACCACAACAGCCCTTGTATATcaacaacacaataacacaccAGTGCAGTCTTACCTCGTATAGTTTCTGCTGCTCCAGGGACTTGGCGATCCATTTGAGCCTCTTCTTGTCAGACAGCTGCGTCCACTGCTTGCCAAGACTGTCCTTAATGTCTTTGGTGGTTGCCTGATGTCAAACACGGAAAGTTAACATCTGTCACATCAACTTTGTATATTGTGTTGTAAATGCCTTAACTTACATCCGGGCGTGTCTTGAGGACGGCCTTCTTTTCATGGTTGTACCACAGCTGTTGGGGTGTCCTGGGCTTCTCTGGTGCATTTGAACCTTTCTTGGTCATGCTCTCCATGAGGTCTGGGTGTAGTTCTCTACATTTACACAACAGTTAAGCACAATCATCATCCTCTTGTCTGTGTCAAAAAACTGCTTAGAATACTGGGGACATTTCTATCCTTAGGGGTCTGAGTGTCTGTATTTTGGCAACACATTTTATTATAGACTTATTATAGGAACTGAGGTTCAACAGCCAAAATGATGGAAcagtaaaaaatgaaaaagacaaatgttCCTAGTGATGCATAAGGGTTAAATATGCTGCAGGTGCAGACCCGATATCCCCAGTGCTAATAAGACGTAATCATGAAAACTAATAAGACGTAATCTTACCTGAACTTCATCATGCTGTGCACAAATGTTTCTTTGTCTCTTAAGAAGTCCTCAACATACTTTTTCTGTAggcatgaaaagaaaatgtttctgTTAGAAATGAATGAGATCAAAAACAGAATCAAGTTTATTTTAGCTGCACCTCAGATATTTTTAACGGACCTTCTTTTTGTCAGGCAGCTCCCGGTACTTCTTGGAGAGGATTTTAGTTAGGTCTAAGTTGCTCATCTCAGGGTGCAGCTTTGCGTATTTGGCCCTCTTTTCCATGAAGAAGCGGAAGTACGGAGTCAAGGGCTTCTTGGGGAAATCTGGGTGTTTCTGCATATCATGgggggaaaaataaaaatgtaaagacTTATGAGTTTTATTCATAACTGATACTTGCTCATTAGTTTAATAAAACATATGTTTAAGCCCACCTTTATCTTTTTGCCCTTGTAAGGGTTCTTGATGTAGTCTTGGGCATCAAATATCAGTTCTGTCAGAGTCCGAAATTTACGAATCTGTGGTaaaggcagacaaaaaaaatgaactcAAGACACAACATTAGCATCGAACAGACAAATCGGACTGTTGCACAATCCATACAAATACTACACACCACACTAATACGCTACAAATACAAAGTTAAAGTGGCTCACCTCTTTAGAGACCTCCGACCACTTCTGCTTACACATGTCTGCTGTGAAGGAATTGAAGGCCACCTTCGTCCAGTCGAGGTGGGACTCTGATGTTTTGTATTTAGTCAGGTCTTTCTGAGGCAGCGCCACTTTTATGGCCTCCAGCAGTTTCAAGAGATCATCCTGGGCCCACACTGAAAACAAAAGGacacaaaaattataaatatgtcTGCTAAATTACAAAAACTAGCTATAATATCCTCTCGTATGTCTAAAAGTATGTCCAATTATCCTTCCCCTGAGAAAAGAAACCCCTATAATGTATATTCATATAGTGACTAAAAGTAGGTAATACTCTGtaataatgtgttttcagtgacTAAATCATACATTATGGTATGTTTTGTTCTCAATGGGTGTCACCACTATAATTGCTAAGGTGACCTGTAAAGtacattaataaaatgtattacatggctttgttgaatactctattctgatCGGTCAATTACTGCGTTCTATGGTCTCTTAtgttatagcagaccgttgctatggatgcagttctgatgtcagactcagGGAGACCGTttctgtgtcaaattattgatttcttaagtaagtagcagTGTCATAAGTGACGATAATCAAGCAAGATAATAAGTGTCAGGTATATTTCCGCGTAATAAGCGgggtaatgtacagctagcaggccattgttgtgaaataaactcctTCAGGGGCACTTGCAGATTTATAATTTTGTCAGGGTTTTATTTTCcgacaatgaccggctcgctatACATCATCTCTTACGTagtggagttaccctgcactatattcactttttttaatagtcctgtatcacagctgttaccctgcactatattcagttttaacagttttcttcatctccttgtatttttatatctggtatatttttttgtactttccactactaacttttttactaacatgttttgcactatggagctgtgatgctggaaacttgaatttccctctggatcaataaagtaactatctatctgtctgtctgtctatctatctatctatctatctatctatctattattaTAGGCTTAATACATTAAGTTTACATAATAGCAAATGTATTGTCATTTCACAAGTGTTATGAATAATCAATAAATTTTTTCCACACCAAAAACCACACCTTTCTCTTGGGTCGGTGCCTCCATTTCTCCATTCATTTGTGGGTCTGTTGTATTGTatctacaaaaacaaaaaaaatcaagttaTCAAActttaatagagaaaaaaacattgcaaTCCATAATCTGtatgttcatatttttcttctacaataagatgtttgttttttttatcataatctgtatgttcatatttttcttctacaataagatgttttttttttttatcataatctgtatgttcatatttttcttctacaataagatgttttgtttttttatcataatctgtatgttcatatttttcttctacaataagatgttttttttttatcataatctgtatgttcatatttttcttctacaataagatgtttttttttatcataatctgtatgttcatatttttcttctacataaactatttttttttttaaatcccaaaacaaaacatttaatgttattttcatgtatatattattcataCAAAAGGTGATTTGTTTTGTGATATAAAAAGTAAAACTCTGCTGTTTTCAAGTGGTGGAATTTAAATTTGCCTCGACAAAATGGTTTATGTTCATTACACCGCCCCTTAAACGTTTACGCTACATGGTGAGACATAGGCTATTGCTTGTGACGGCTTCAAATCTCAAATAACACTGCGGAGGGCTTCAACTAGCACAACTATTGCTACGACTACACGACGCTCCGTCGAAGCTATAATGTCGCCAGTCAGAATTTAACATTGTGTCCTTTTTAGTCCACCGCCACTAAAGTATCGTGAACAACCAACTGCGGCGACCATTTTCTCGCTTGGTTCGTGCTCTGCTCGGGTAATGGAGGATTTTCTGTCTCGGAGTGGAGGTTGGGGAGGATCCACGAAAGGAGGAAGGACGTGGACGGACAGGCAGCTGTAGGCGACCAGCTGACCACGGACGGGGGGATCTGCTTTCGGTCCTCCGACGACGACGAGGGGGGAATGGTGGCTTGGAAGCACTGCAGCCAAAATGCGCCACTCGGAAGAGACGCCTCATCACCGATGGATGGATCTAGCTCCGCCATGAAACCCCCCTTATAATCTTCTCTTACTCAAACTGGAGCGAGGAAGTTAATATAATATTCGCTTACAgttattaaaaatgtgttttcaagaGTATTTAACCGATTTTGGCGTTTAATATTGAGATTTTTTAGAGCCAAAAAACCCCAGTGCATTCTTCAACGAGGCGTAGCCGAGCTGTGCTTCCATGATGGCGGCTGCTCGTTGTTCATCGTGTCCTTGATGGCCTCCAGCTCTCACTGTGGTGGTGCCCTACTGCGGTGACCTAGCTACATTCAAACCGTAGATGTGTAACTAAAGAGCCGCTTTAACGGACATTTTGAGCCGTTTGAACGTCAAATAttttaccaaatttcatgaaaataacaacatatggatgataaaaaaacatttgtgagTTGAGACATTACTGCCAAGGGCAACTTGGTACCAAATGAAGCTTAAATTTGACTTTTATAGCAatactttttaattaaaatgtttgcaTTTAACACCAACCGTTAAGATTGTTGCATTTAATAAGAACATCCGTTTCCTGGGGGGTAACGGTTAGACCTGGACTTACTGTTTACAAcgtataatttaaaaaaaatgtttcagcAACCGTTAAATGTATTATAGActttataatatagtattttaatgttttaaacaaaTAATATCGGAGTTAAATGTCATGGTTGATGGGTTGGAAGGACTTGCGGAGGCGcaggaagaaagaagaaaaatggaaaatatgTTTAACGGTTAAACGTTAAACAGGCTCGAGCTCACTCTTCGAAAAAGAGTTTAACGGTCGCTTTTTGACAGTTTAAACGGTTAAATTGTACATTACTTTGTTAGATAAGAGCTCTAAatgaaacatgttaaacatcCGAGGCTGAGTAGCTTCACTGAGCGAGCTGAGCTCCAGGTCCGCCATGCTtcagctctctgctgctctACAAGGAAAAACCTACCGTGACAAGGTCCAATGGCGCACtgcaaaaacactgaaatacGGAGCTTAAAACACTCAAAGCCAGCGCGTTGCAAGACTCTCCTTCACCCTCGATCCCCAAAAAGCGTATAAGCGGAGAACAAGAAGGCGGGTTCTCCGCGATGCTCCGAGTCGTCGTCGGTGGTTTCTGGGCTAGTcgcggtgtgtgtgagagagagaaagggggagagagaggagggcgaGCCTCTGCACGGTGAGATATTAAACCGAGATCCCTGATGGCTAACCGAGAGAGGCGGCTGGCTGTTCCGCCAACAGCCGCATGGAGGTGGAAGGAAACCACCGTTAATTCCCCCCCCACCGTAATACCCCCGGTTAAAGTACACACAAATAGTCGAGTTTCGATGGCGGGGAATTGGCATAAAACAGTAGTGTAATTTTTGAGTAAATACCACATTTACCTCCAGGTCTTACATCGAGTTTCCTCCCCGCTGTAGAGGACAAGAAACTCGGCTATGGCCGACCTCGTCTGTACGCTGCCACCAACCAACGGTCGTTTTTTCAACGGTCGTTTTTTTCCACTACTACAAAGAAGCTACCGACCGGTGTGCCTTATAAGCAAAGTATTTAGCGGAGATTTAGACGCTTATTCTGGCGTGTTTATCGCACCGTAAATGGAGACCGAGCGGGTTGTTTTGTTGGCTTACCTGTCTCTCTCGGCGTGAGCCTGGGTGTCGTTGttgtggaggaagaagaagaagaaggggaggGTTGAACGATAGCCAGCACTGCGCCGTCGGTCCTGGGCTCCAGTCCCCGCAGAGATGGTCCTTCCCCCCCGCCTCCATCTCACTTCGCCGTCTCCCTCCACTCAacgcgcagcagcagcagctcctctctctctctccatccatccaaccatttCGCTACGCGGAGAcatccattttttttctcccccgaCCGACCTCGCCACCGTGTTTCTGAACCGATGGCGGTTATTTTTTCCACTCACTCCCGGAGGCTCCACCATGTCTGATCTCCAGAACGAAAGTTTGCACCccgaatatttttttttatcaggaaAGTTTCATGAAGTTGTGCCAATTATTATCTTATTACAAACAGTTCATCTTAcatatatttaacataaaattatttatttttttcaaaagtttATACATCAGATGTCTACTTTTAAAGACAACTATCTAGTCTCAGCCTCcatgcattttgcacatttgcTCGGCGATTCCTCTTTTACAACAAATAAAGAGGCTGTTTGACAGCTTCATTTTTGGCCCAGCATGTTGTTTCTTTTCAACTCcaccttgtgtgtgtttgtgggcgGAACCTCGGGCCGTCCAATCCAGTCAGGCCGACTCAGGGAAAACAAATGACTTTCAGGCACTCGGCCTTGTTAAACTGTGCTGCGTTCCCTGGCTGTTGGAAATGTTGATATCATCGCACAGAGAGCAATGCACAAACATGGGAGCTTGACTGGTTTGTATGGAGTGTTCTAATAAATTAAGAtataattgtaataaataattatatgaacaaatataatagtatgtgtatgtatgtatatattgcatgtgcatattgtatattataaataataatatgcgcatataagaaaagataactTGAATCaatatgattaaatatgtaagtaattaATTGGTATTGTGAATAAGTTATATtctaagtaatgaattggtattctggattgataacaaatttatagtttgataaggataattatatcagtaattaatttatatttctgtatgacacagattaaaggtaataattatagttagacaaatttaggaacaTTTAATttgagtatatgtatggctcaataaggaagctgttaaataattaataattgacttatgacgaaggggtgggattacatacatttatactccttttcgaatatgtaaatcaaggcatcaagtgtttgacaatttctttttcttatgcttttcattgtatgtaaatactacttgtttctgactgtccacttgttggtatgatcattcttttctttattttttattttatttttttgtattctacatgttcgaaataaattttgaaatgaaaaatgaaattaatATGACCATAAATTGGAAAAtatttattatcttttcatttttttaatttaatttcatcaatttttatttttttttataaataaaaaaatatataattatatacatataaaataattaaacatttttaatgtccCTTTCCAAAGTctgtatatttaatatatatattttttctcaaTTACTGTTTAATAATTCTACTATGTCTGTCTGGCTGCAATATTTGATTTGCCAGTTAAAGACTTTTTGATGAAAGTAGCTCTATGAAATAAGATAAGTGATAAATAGAAACTgctcaaatgaaataaagtgttTTGACAGTAAGCAGAatgaaataacaacataatagctgatttttaaaaaagtattgTTTATTTCCCAATTTAATTTCATTGTCTGTAGTTATTcacatgattatttatttaatttgtttccaCTTTTGCATATACaatacacatttttatgttatcTGTAAAGGATTTGTATGATTTAACCTTCTCAGTCTGTTTTTATGCTTACTCTTGACCTAATCaccttatttaaataaaaataataaaaaatgtacgtCTGAGCAAATTCTGACGCAATGCTGCTTAATTTAGCTGACTTGTCATAAAGTTTAATTTCTTATTTcaggtaataaaaaaaaaagtatttacgAAAACTTCTGGTGTTTTCCAAGTAGTAGTATTGAGAAGTTGGGTTTTACTTGATAACCTTGAATGCAGCATGTAGCTGAGTGGCAGGCCTCTTGGTTTAAGTGAACACCCCTCTCCTGTTAATTGgaggataaaatgataaaagtgAGCTGTGTGTGATGTGAACTATTGTATTTTCTAACGCATTAATGAAAACAAGCCCATAatggatgtttttatttttaataaagtgAAAATCCATCCAATCCAAACAAGCATGTACAGTGTTTCAAGCACACAAGAACAGGCATAATAAGATACATTTACAAATAAGTTTTGCCCtgattatatcatatatatacccATTTCTCATCCCATTTTATAATCATCAAAGCAATTACACACTTAAAATCAGATATAAGTGTATTAcacatatttctttacatatcaGATATATCAAATGAGGCAAACAcaactgaaaacattttttgagaCTAAACAAAGGCTACTGTATGGGGCAAAGGCTGGTGGTACAATCCCATGAAAatacattatgtgtgtgtgtgtaaagagcTGAATAGATCAAATCTGCTTAATTTAAATAGCGAACATTAGGTTAGGTGGaatcatattattataacatGGAATGATCTACAATGTGGCAGTTCAGGTAGTCACTTTAAAGCTATACTGTAGTTATGcactaaaagaaaaaacaaaattatgaaTGGATTTACCTCACGTCTTGAGGGAAAACACTTCTCATTTAAAGAAATCAAGTTTCCTGGTTGAAAAGATAACTCAATATTTAAGTTAAGTATGTTTAATGTATGTATTCTAGAAATGAGAGGTAATTTCCTTTAAAGATAAATAACAGAACAGAAAAGTTTGAAACTGTATATGTTTACAAATACATAGTTTTGATATTAAATGTTCACATAATTACTGAATTTGAAACATTAATGATATGGTGTTGTTTATGGCAGTGGGGACTCATCGTACACGTCTACCCCAGGTACCTCCTCAAACGTCACTTTGGCATCATCTGCGTCCAGctgcagcacaaacacatcCAGTTACAACAGAGAAACCTACAtatctaacaacaccataatGTGTGCCTGAGACTGTAGTGAATGATGCAGAGATGTACTTACACATTTCATCTCCTTGGCAGTGAAGAGCGTGCCAGTCATTAACATGCGCAGAGGGATGGTGAGGATGAGAACAAAAGGCAGAGCCAGAGAGAAGGGACTCATCTTCACGATCCACAGGGCAGCCAGGCACACGAGCTGGATGAAAGTGAAGAGATGCATCTTCCGTGTAGCCACCTGCACAaatgacagcagaggagagcgTTAGCAGGGGATTATGAATGGAGCCAAAGACTAACGTGAAAATTTACAAAATGCTAATTCACGTTAGGATGATTTACAGGGAGATTGTCATCAGCTAAAGAACACTGAAATAGAAGAGAACATAGGAACACCAATACAATCCAATGTGACAGTCCAGAGCCTCTGTTTGAAATGACTGTTAACATTTCTTATTGAAAagaaaccaccacaaagagatgcaaaatgactacaaagggactcaaaacaaccagaaagagactcaaaacgaacacagagagacacaaaacgatcacaaagagactcatatcaaccacaaaaatatgaaacgactacaaagacatgcaaaatgGCCTCAAAGACATTCATGACGACCAGAGAGAGACATGAAATggccacaaagagactcaaaacaaccacaaagagatataAAACATCTACAAAACGAACACTGggagacagaaaaacaacaacaaagagactcataTCAACCACAAAGATGTGAGACGactacaaagacatgcaaaatgGCCACAAAGACATTCATAACGACCAAAGAGAGacataaaatgactacaaagggacacaaaatgaccagaaagagactcaaaatgactacaaaggaACACAAAGCGtcaacaaagagactcaaaacaactacgaAGACGTGAAATGACCACAAACAGATGCAAAATGGCCGCAAAGAAacccaaaacgaccacaaagagacacaaaactctGGGTGTCCTGCTCCTATGGaggggtgggggagggggggccTTTTACATGTCTGTGCACATTGTTTCATTATCCGTCCATGGTCTTGTGATATTTGTCCTCTGAGACTGCCACatacaaaatattagaaacgtGTTTTCGTAATCATAATGACAAACTACAGGAACACgttttcatcccaactcgtcacatactggcgATTTATCATGcaccttggtgtcactttaggattagacagcaaaacaactacagttaggtttaggaaagaactacatggttgggcttaaaactactacgtttgtacagtgaaaatgacactgaacgttgtgaacacgggacatgaacgaacagctgattgtaacgtgatgcacgagacacgaacagctgtctcctggatCAAAGCCTtatgtttgttgggcccatcctcCTACCCTCTAGACatctttgtgtgtttctttcgCTCTTCaagtcaccacactcccggcaaACTTTatcggagcgtttactgttgccgtggataggtttacattatagttaatggaacgcctggtGTGTTTCATACCGGCACTACAGAAATCTGTAATCGCAGAGAGCCATAAAGTCCCCATTTCTGATTGCTgtcgtcagaaaatgtgaccccactgtacctatctgttgcttttcttttagagttttgtgaatatatctttgaattaaaaatgtatgtttttcaacaatttagttttgtgtgttttctgccaCATATTTGCCTAAATTTATTATACAGatacagtggggtcacatttttTGATGACAGCGGAAagaaatggtgacctcatgtgTGGCTGGCTCTCTGAGGTCACAGATTTGGATGTAACACCAGCACTAAAGGGGGCCTTGTGCTGCTTTACTGCACGCCGACGGCCATgactaatggtgccttcaaatggggttgtgtttaccgtATTCAAGACTCCATATGAACGACCCCCGcttgtcgtattcacgaccttgtaagtggaaagtttctgaaagctcagagttcacgagtggtgacgtgtttgttgacgttgtcagaaatggcggagccCATGGGAGTGAATATTTCTGTACATTATaggtgaatatattgtaattttagttgtatattgtaattcttcataattttatcaaATGTCTGTGGAAAGTGTTGATATTCctaacggcctcatctttttcctctgtcatcatgcctctgcatttcctgcattgtgTTACCCacttgttagcttgttagcctctgtggcttctaggtgcagacagtaacgttaatattgctgttgctaAGCAACAATGTTCTCAACGCCAAGCAtatgtgtacacgacttccctcgttgtaaacacaagctcatgagtatcatttgaaggcaccaaaagcctcggtatttaacgccctgggaatgagaacgggcagATTACAGCCTTCAAAATGACCGTAGTGTTGAATTGAGACCTCTCAAGACATACAAGCAAGAAAAGTTCAATACAATATTTAACTATTCTTCTGGTATTTTAGTCTATACAGCAATATAGTGTGCAAATATTTGCAGATATATGGAACAGACACTGCATTTTCAGACATAAGGATCTTCCACATGAAAATATATTCCTAAACAGAGTGAAGTTCTGGTCTGTATTTGAGGAGGCTGCGTACCATGGTGGCGTAGGCGTCCGCGGGATGGTATTTCTTTGGTGTGATCAGCAGAAGCATCCTGTCCCACATCTGGATTCCACTCAGAGAGGTGATACCCATGTAGAGGAAGATACCGAACAAGGCCGTCATAGGAATCATCTTCAGAAGAGGTTCCATGAAAATAGAAACACCTAGGAGTCACAGAAAGTGAATGATTATTAAAGGAAAATGGTCATTTACTCTGAGTCTGCTGTGTCTGCATCAGCACTGTAGATGGCAGCACCTACCAACCATGATGGCCACAAGCATGCCACTGATCCTCTGCTCAAGCACCTTCTCGATCTCTGGTTTCGGGCCCTTGCTCATGACAGTGAGAGCATTGGCGTGGGTGACGGATCGCACGGTGGCAGCGCTCAGCCAGGGCACCCCGAAAATAGAGGCGACGCCCCCCATGATGACCAGGATGAGCAGATCGAAATGAAAACCGGATCCTTTCACCATCTTCCTCTCAGGTTTGCTCACAATCAGCCTGGCAATCAGACAACAGCAGGGTTCATTAGCTTCACCTGAAGTGATAGTGCAGACTGAATGCCATTATTTCAACTATAGCGTCGCTCACGTGGTAATCTGGGACTCCaggaagatgaggatgaagacgAGCAGAGCTGGCACACAGCAGGCGAACATCATCCAGATGGGGAAGTCCTTCTTCTCTCCCATGGGGTTAATGAACCAGCCTCTGACTTCGGGGTTGGTCACCTGAATGCCTTTTGGCACAACCAGTTTCTACAAGGGGACAGAATGATTTTCATTCAGCTCATTTATCACCATAAAAAtcacagaaagacaaataaacagaaatagTTTAAGTTCAGTCGTATTTTAGAGAGATAAAATATAAAGAGGATTGTAACCAGAAACATAAACTTCCTTTTCATGAGCAGGAATTGGGTTTTACAAAGATTTTTAGACAGACATGCTTATAAATTCTTAGTATACATTGTGCATTTTGGCCTAAGCTGTATACACttcagctgcaaaacatttatcTTAATGCACATGATGTGaggcttaaaggtgcagtgtgtaggatttggcggtatctagtggtgaggttacagattgcaaccaactgaaacttctaccgtgtgccaagcgtgtaggagaactaggGGTGTGAATCACCAGAGGACCcacgatatgatattatcaAGATACTTCAGTCATGAAACAATCTTATTGCGATTATAAATATTTTGCtatatgctgagtattgtgataagatgtattgcgatttattacctttttttgactgca from Sebastes fasciatus isolate fSebFas1 chromosome 13, fSebFas1.pri, whole genome shotgun sequence encodes the following:
- the ubtf gene encoding nucleolar transcription factor 1 isoform X1 codes for the protein MNGEMEAPTQEKGVVFVWAQDDLLKLLEAIKVALPQKDLTKYKTSESHLDWTKVAFNSFTADMCKQKWSEVSKEIRKFRTLTELIFDAQDYIKNPYKGKKIKKHPDFPKKPLTPYFRFFMEKRAKYAKLHPEMSNLDLTKILSKKYRELPDKKKKKYVEDFLRDKETFVHSMMKFRELHPDLMESMTKKGSNAPEKPRTPQQLWYNHEKKAVLKTRPDATTKDIKDSLGKQWTQLSDKKRLKWIAKSLEQQKLYEGVMREYIQQHPELNMTQDDIVKSTLTKAERHLKDKSDGRPDKPPPNGYSMFCAELMSSMKDVPSTERMVMCSQRWKLLKQGEKDAYQRRCEQRKKEFEIEMNRFLTSLSEEEQHRVLSEEKSFKKGGPNSPAAKRRASKAKANAEKPKRPISAMFIFSEEKRPKLQQERADLSDSELTRLLARMWNELPDKKKEKYKRLEMVLKAESEKKEKEDRSRLPDPPKTAQDIWQQSVIGDYLARFKSDRPKAQKAMEATWSTMEKKEKIVWIKKAAEDQKRYERDLCEMRSPAAAIASGKKMKFEGEPKKPPSNGYQKFSQEMLSNGELNHLPMKERMTEIGSRWQRLSLKDKDRYKKIAEEKQRQYKITLEQWLASLSSQERNTYKEYTSQKRRTTAKPGGPKAKAKKSDTEEEEDDDDDEDEEDEREKASSEADSSSEDEDDDEDKEEDDDEEDDEDDDEAEDKENKSEDSSSDSNSQGSSDSDSD
- the ubtf gene encoding nucleolar transcription factor 1 isoform X3; translation: MNGEMEAPTQEKVWAQDDLLKLLEAIKVALPQKDLTKYKTSESHLDWTKVAFNSFTADMCKQKWSEVSKEIRKFRTLTELIFDAQDYIKNPYKGKKIKKHPDFPKKPLTPYFRFFMEKRAKYAKLHPEMSNLDLTKILSKKYRELPDKKKKKYVEDFLRDKETFVHSMMKFRELHPDLMESMTKKGSNAPEKPRTPQQLWYNHEKKAVLKTRPDATTKDIKDSLGKQWTQLSDKKRLKWIAKSLEQQKLYEGVMREYIQQHPELNMTQDDIVKSTLTKAERHLKDKSDGRPDKPPPNGYSMFCAELMSSMKDVPSTERMVMCSQRWKLLKQGEKDAYQRRCEQRKKEFEIEMNRFLTSLSEEEQHRVLSEEKSFKKGGPNSPAAKRRASKAKANAEKPKRPISAMFIFSEEKRPKLQQERADLSDSELTRLLARMWNELPDKKKEKYKRLEMVLKAESEKKEKEDRSRLPDPPKTAQDIWQQSVIGDYLARFKSDRPKAQKAMEATWSTMEKKEKIVWIKKAAEDQKRYERDLCEMRSPAAAIASGKKMKFEGEPKKPPSNGYQKFSQEMLSNGELNHLPMKERMTEIGSRWQRLSLKDKDRYKKIAEEKQRQYKITLEQWLASLSSQERNTYKEYTSQKRRTTAKPGGPKAKAKKSDTEEEEDDDDDEDEEDEREKASSEADSSSEDEDDDEDKEEDDDEEDDEDDDEAEDKENKSEDSSSDSNSQGSSDSDSD
- the ubtf gene encoding nucleolar transcription factor 1 isoform X4, whose amino-acid sequence is MNGEMEAPTQEKVWAQDDLLKLLEAIKVALPQKDLTKYKTSESHLDWTKVAFNSFTADMCKQKWSEVSKEIRKFRTLTELIFDAQDYIKNPYKGKKIKKHPDFPKKPLTPYFRFFMEKRAKYAKLHPEMSNLDLTKILSKKYRELPDKKKKKYVEDFLRDKETFVHSMMKFRELHPDLMESMTKKGSNAPEKPRTPQQLWYNHEKKAVLKTRPDATTKDIKDSLGKQWTQLSDKKRLKWIAKSLEQQKLYEGVMREYIQQHPELNMTQDDIVKSTLTKAERHLKDKSDGRPDKPPPNGYSMFCAELMSSMKDVPSTERMVMCSQRWKLLKQGEKDAYQRRCEQRKKEFEIEMNRFLTSLSEEEQHRVLSEEKSFKKGGPNSPAAKRRASKAKANAEKPKRPISAMFIFSEEKRPKLQQERADLSDSELTRLLARMWNELPDKKKEKYKRLEMVLKAESEKKEKEDRSRLPDPPKTAQDIWQQSVIGDYLARFKSDRPKAQKAMEATWSTMEKKEKIVWIKKAAEDQKRYERDLCEMRSPAAAIASGKKMKFEGEPKKPPSNGYQKFSQEMLSNGELNHLPMKERMTEIGSRWQRLSLKDKDRYKKIAEEKQRQYKITLEQWLASLSSQERNTYKEYTSQKRRTTAKPGGPKAKAKKSDTEEEEDDDDDEDEEDEREKASSEADSSSEDEDDDEDEEDDDEEDDEDDDEAEDKENKSEDSSSDSNSQGSSDSDSD